Proteins encoded together in one Salinibacter grassmerensis window:
- a CDS encoding NAD-dependent epimerase/dehydratase family protein, whose translation MAKLVVPGGNGFIGTEICRVAVQNGHEVAAFGRTGRPALTPARHPWVQDVEWRAADVFDADAWRDMLDDADAVVHTIATIREYPDRNVTFDRVNAESALRTAEAAVAADVDAFVFLSVRDKPPLVPYAFLSAKRRAERALQEAHPSLRSVTLRPNLVYGDRKTGTPTLAAVLNQGQSLRPHPYATAEGRPLPVEFVAAAAVQAAVSSTMEGTLTVPQIDDVGRTSGLVDPDAVSTPTLTPLLAGLGGTALGTWLLRRWWTS comes from the coding sequence GTGGCCAAGCTCGTCGTTCCCGGCGGCAATGGATTCATCGGCACCGAAATCTGCCGCGTCGCCGTACAGAACGGCCACGAGGTGGCTGCCTTCGGCCGCACCGGTCGCCCTGCCCTTACCCCTGCTCGACATCCCTGGGTTCAGGACGTGGAGTGGCGGGCGGCCGATGTGTTCGATGCGGATGCCTGGCGGGACATGCTCGACGACGCCGACGCGGTGGTGCACACCATCGCCACCATCCGCGAGTACCCCGATCGCAACGTCACGTTCGACCGCGTGAACGCAGAGTCGGCGCTCCGCACGGCCGAGGCGGCGGTCGCGGCCGACGTGGATGCCTTCGTATTCCTCTCGGTACGCGACAAACCGCCCCTCGTCCCCTACGCTTTTTTGTCTGCCAAGCGCCGGGCCGAGCGGGCCCTCCAGGAAGCCCATCCCTCTCTCCGGAGTGTGACACTCCGCCCGAATCTCGTCTATGGAGACCGGAAGACGGGCACGCCGACGCTCGCGGCCGTTCTCAATCAGGGCCAGAGCCTTCGCCCTCATCCGTACGCCACGGCCGAGGGTCGTCCGCTGCCCGTCGAGTTCGTGGCGGCCGCCGCCGTGCAGGCCGCCGTGTCTTCCACGATGGAAGGCACCCTCACGGTGCCCCAGATCGACGACGTTGGGCGCACGAGCGGGCTCGTCGACCCGGACGCCGTGTCTACGCCCACCCTCACGCCACTGTTGGCGGGCCTGGGCGGTACCGCTCTGGGGACCTGGCTCCTCCGCCGGTGGTGGACCTCGTAG
- a CDS encoding methylmalonyl-CoA mutase family protein, with protein sequence MDIDRYEPTHPVRFVTATSLFDGHDAAINIMRRILQQTGAEVIHLGHNRSVQEIVDTAIEEDAQGIAVSSYQGGHMEYFKYMHDLLQERGAGHIRVYGGGGGVIVAEEKVELEDYGIAHIYSPDEGMDMGLQGMINDMVEECDFPVADADFHVPDDVPMRDARAVARNLTRVEAPEPERAAVVVGASEEGDDVEASPTEGKPRGDGHTESLSADDLSVGGARAPTLGITGTGGAGKSTLTDELVRRFLNDHDDLEVAVLSVDPTRRRTGGALLGDRIRMNAIYGTNTDRVYMRSFATRAANRTTTEALKEAIGVCQAADFDLILVETAGIGQSDTAIVDLTDLTLYVMTHDFGAPTQLEKIGMLDLADFVAINKFEKRGSEDALRDVRKQVQRNRMRFDEDPAEMPVYPTMASRFGDPGVTRLYLGLLDRLNEGFDFERESGTYDWDEVPEPDPSEVAIIPPDRQRYLGEIAETCDEYHDWVEQQVAYARKWGEARGARQQVEDWAPEDQDQIAGRLDEMEAHWWDKLDKRCKEILENWDDLAEEYRQEEFTYTVRGRDFTVPLYRESLSGTQIPRVALPQTDAPGERLEFALTENLPGYFPFTAGVFPFKREGEMPTRQFAGEGSPERTNRRFHLVSQGDEANRLSTAFDSVTLYGRDPAERPDIYGKVGNAGVSICTLDDMKKLFSGFDLCDRKTSVSMTINGPAPMLMAMFFNAAIDQQVEKHLREAGRWEEVEAAIDDHLGDDRPEYVPYGPDGREDELPETHDGSGLGLLGTSGEELVEWGVLDRETYEEIKADTLHTVRGTVQADILKEDQAQNTCIFSTDFALRLMGDIQQYFIDWDVRNYYSVSISGYHIAEAGANPITQLAFTLANGFTYVEYYLSRGMDIDDFAQNLSFFFSNGMDPEYSVIGRVARRIWAVAMKELYGANERSQKLKYHIQTSGRSLHAEEIQFNDIRTTLQALMAVYDNCNSLHTNAYDEAITTPTEESVRRAIAIQLIINKELGMTKNENPLQGSYIIEELTDLVEEAVLHEFERLNNRGGVLGAMESMYQRGKIQQESMKLEESKHSGDRPVVGVNTFLRDEDDDASGTEEVDLMRSSDDEKQHQLHNLKAFQGRYADKNEAALAELKEAAREDENTFEVLMEAVKYCSLGQITEALFEVGGEYRRNM encoded by the coding sequence ATGGACATCGATCGCTATGAGCCCACCCACCCGGTTCGGTTCGTCACCGCCACGAGTCTGTTCGACGGGCACGACGCGGCGATCAACATCATGCGCCGCATCCTGCAGCAGACGGGTGCGGAGGTGATTCACCTGGGCCACAACCGCTCGGTGCAGGAGATCGTGGACACGGCCATCGAAGAAGACGCGCAGGGCATCGCCGTGTCGAGTTATCAGGGCGGGCACATGGAGTACTTCAAGTACATGCACGACCTGCTCCAGGAACGGGGGGCAGGCCATATTCGCGTGTACGGGGGCGGCGGTGGCGTCATCGTGGCCGAGGAGAAGGTGGAACTGGAGGACTACGGCATCGCCCACATCTACTCCCCGGACGAGGGGATGGACATGGGGCTCCAGGGCATGATCAACGACATGGTGGAGGAGTGCGACTTCCCGGTCGCAGACGCCGATTTCCACGTGCCGGACGACGTTCCGATGCGGGATGCTCGGGCCGTGGCCCGAAACCTCACGCGCGTTGAGGCGCCGGAGCCAGAACGGGCGGCGGTGGTCGTGGGGGCGTCGGAAGAGGGGGACGACGTGGAGGCGTCGCCAACCGAGGGGAAGCCGCGGGGCGACGGCCACACCGAATCGCTGAGTGCGGACGACCTGAGCGTAGGGGGAGCGCGGGCGCCAACCCTGGGCATTACCGGGACGGGGGGCGCCGGGAAGTCGACGCTGACCGACGAGCTGGTGCGGCGGTTCCTGAACGACCACGACGACCTGGAGGTGGCCGTGCTGTCGGTGGACCCCACGCGGCGGCGCACCGGCGGCGCGCTGCTGGGCGACCGCATCCGCATGAACGCGATCTACGGGACGAACACGGACCGCGTCTACATGCGATCGTTCGCGACGCGGGCGGCAAACCGCACGACCACGGAGGCCCTCAAGGAGGCGATCGGGGTGTGCCAGGCGGCGGATTTCGACCTGATTCTCGTGGAGACAGCCGGGATCGGGCAGAGCGACACGGCGATCGTGGACCTCACGGACCTGACGCTCTACGTAATGACCCACGACTTCGGCGCGCCGACGCAGTTGGAGAAGATCGGCATGCTCGACCTCGCCGACTTCGTAGCGATCAACAAGTTCGAGAAGCGGGGGTCGGAGGATGCCCTCCGCGACGTCCGGAAGCAGGTGCAGCGCAACCGAATGCGGTTCGACGAGGACCCGGCGGAGATGCCGGTCTACCCGACGATGGCGTCGCGCTTCGGGGATCCGGGGGTCACGCGCCTCTACCTCGGGCTGCTCGACCGCCTGAACGAGGGCTTCGACTTCGAGCGCGAGTCGGGCACGTACGATTGGGACGAGGTGCCCGAGCCGGACCCGTCGGAGGTCGCGATTATCCCGCCGGACCGGCAGCGCTACCTCGGCGAGATTGCGGAGACCTGCGACGAGTACCACGACTGGGTGGAGCAGCAGGTAGCGTACGCCCGGAAGTGGGGGGAGGCGAGGGGCGCGCGCCAGCAGGTGGAGGACTGGGCGCCGGAAGACCAGGACCAGATTGCCGGGCGGCTCGACGAGATGGAGGCGCACTGGTGGGACAAGCTCGACAAACGGTGCAAGGAGATCCTGGAGAATTGGGACGACCTGGCCGAGGAGTACCGGCAGGAGGAGTTCACCTACACGGTGCGGGGGCGCGACTTCACGGTGCCGCTCTACCGCGAGAGCCTCAGCGGCACCCAAATCCCGCGCGTTGCCCTGCCGCAGACCGACGCCCCGGGCGAGCGGCTGGAATTCGCCCTCACCGAAAACCTGCCCGGGTACTTTCCCTTCACGGCGGGCGTCTTTCCGTTCAAGCGGGAGGGGGAGATGCCGACCCGCCAGTTTGCGGGGGAAGGGTCCCCCGAACGCACGAACCGCCGCTTCCATCTCGTCTCGCAGGGGGACGAGGCAAACCGCCTCTCTACGGCCTTCGACAGCGTCACCCTCTACGGCCGCGACCCCGCCGAGCGCCCTGACATCTACGGCAAGGTCGGCAACGCCGGTGTGTCCATCTGCACGCTCGACGACATGAAGAAGCTCTTTTCGGGCTTCGACCTCTGCGACCGCAAGACGAGCGTGTCGATGACCATCAACGGGCCGGCGCCGATGCTGATGGCGATGTTCTTCAACGCGGCCATCGACCAGCAGGTCGAGAAGCACCTGCGCGAGGCGGGCCGGTGGGAGGAGGTCGAGGCAGCGATCGACGACCACCTGGGCGACGACCGCCCCGAATACGTGCCGTACGGGCCCGACGGCCGCGAGGACGAGTTGCCGGAAACCCACGACGGCAGCGGGCTTGGGCTGCTCGGCACCAGCGGCGAGGAGCTCGTGGAGTGGGGCGTCCTCGACCGCGAGACGTACGAGGAGATCAAGGCCGACACCCTCCACACGGTTCGGGGCACGGTGCAGGCCGACATCCTAAAAGAGGATCAGGCGCAGAACACCTGCATCTTCTCCACGGACTTCGCCCTCCGGCTGATGGGCGACATCCAGCAGTACTTCATCGACTGGGACGTCCGCAACTACTACTCCGTCTCCATTTCCGGCTACCACATCGCCGAGGCTGGCGCCAACCCGATCACGCAGCTGGCCTTCACGCTGGCCAACGGCTTCACGTACGTGGAGTACTATCTGAGCCGGGGCATGGACATCGATGACTTTGCCCAGAACCTCTCGTTCTTCTTCTCGAACGGGATGGACCCGGAGTACAGTGTCATCGGGCGGGTGGCGCGGCGCATCTGGGCGGTGGCGATGAAGGAGCTCTACGGCGCCAACGAACGGAGCCAGAAGCTCAAGTACCACATCCAGACCTCCGGCCGCAGCCTGCACGCCGAGGAGATTCAGTTCAACGACATCCGCACCACACTGCAGGCGCTCATGGCGGTCTACGACAACTGCAACTCGCTCCACACCAACGCCTACGACGAGGCCATCACCACGCCGACGGAGGAGAGCGTGCGGCGCGCCATCGCGATCCAGCTCATCATCAACAAGGAGCTGGGAATGACGAAGAACGAAAACCCGCTGCAAGGGTCGTACATCATTGAGGAGCTGACGGACCTCGTGGAGGAGGCCGTGCTGCACGAGTTCGAGCGCCTAAACAATCGCGGCGGCGTGCTCGGGGCGATGGAGTCGATGTACCAGCGGGGCAAGATCCAGCAGGAGTCGATGAAGCTGGAGGAGTCGAAGCACTCCGGCGACCGCCCGGTGGTGGGCGTCAACACTTTCCTGCGCGATGAAGACGACGACGCGTCGGGGACGGAGGAGGTGGACCTGATGCGCTCGTCCGACGACGAGAAGCAGCACCAGCTCCACAACCTGAAGGCGTTTCAGGGGCGCTACGCCGACAAGAACGAGGCCGCGCTTGCGGAGCTTAAGGAGGCGGCCCGCGAGGACGAAAACACGTTCGAGGTGCTGATGGAGGCGGTCAAGTACTGCTCCCTCGGGCAGATCACGGAGGCGCTCTTCGAGGTCGGGGGGGAGTACCGGCGCAACATGTAA
- a CDS encoding pirin family protein — protein sequence MNASTAAGPDAPTIRLRRSDERGFEDMGWTDNWMTFSFANYHDPDWMHFGPLRVMVENHIQPHEGFSAHPHRDAEIVTYVSSGTLTHGDDQGHEAGISAGEMQLISAGSEGMVHSEENHHDVVEHNYQMWLVPDRAGTDFAYHERGFSPDERQGQFRCYVAPYTAEEAGPNGPMPVNTDAYIYAGLFDAGDRVEHDLGVNRGAWIQVVDGDLEVAGRSLESGDGAGVTNTDALHLTFGAETEALLFDLNMETPLLWK from the coding sequence GCGGGGCTTTGAAGACATGGGGTGGACCGACAACTGGATGACCTTCTCGTTCGCGAACTACCACGACCCGGACTGGATGCATTTCGGGCCGCTGCGTGTGATGGTGGAGAACCACATCCAGCCCCACGAGGGGTTCTCCGCACACCCGCACCGCGACGCGGAAATCGTCACGTACGTCTCGTCGGGCACGCTGACCCACGGCGACGACCAGGGCCACGAGGCCGGCATCTCGGCCGGGGAGATGCAGCTCATCAGCGCTGGAAGCGAGGGAATGGTCCACTCCGAGGAGAATCACCACGACGTCGTCGAGCACAACTATCAGATGTGGCTCGTTCCGGACCGGGCCGGGACCGACTTTGCTTATCACGAGCGTGGGTTTTCACCCGACGAGCGACAGGGGCAGTTCCGCTGCTACGTGGCCCCGTACACCGCCGAAGAGGCCGGTCCGAACGGCCCGATGCCCGTAAACACCGACGCCTACATCTACGCAGGCCTGTTTGACGCAGGGGATCGGGTCGAGCACGATTTGGGGGTAAACCGTGGGGCCTGGATCCAGGTCGTGGACGGGGACCTGGAAGTTGCCGGCCGCTCCCTGGAAAGTGGCGACGGCGCCGGGGTTACCAACACCGACGCGCTTCACCTTACGTTCGGAGCCGAGACCGAAGCCTTGCTCTTCGACCTAAACATGGAGACACCCCTCCTCTGGAAATAG